In Paludibacter propionicigenes WB4, the genomic window AAGGTTTGAATGCAACGATCAAAAGCATGGCCGATTACAAAGTCAGGGATTTACAGTCGGAAAAAAATCTGTTGGTGATAGTTTCTACACATGGTGAAGGTGTTCCCCCTTTTGCAGCACGCGAATTACACGAATTCATATACAGCAAGCGTGCTCCTAAACTTGAAAATACTACGTTTGCGGTTCTAGCATTGGGTGATTCCAGTTACTTCCAGTTTTGTAAAACAGGAAAAGATTTTGACGAACAGTTGGAAAAACTCGGAGCTAAACGATTGGTACCACGTATAGCCTGTGACGTGGATTTTGAAGAAGCAGCCGAAAACTGGTTGAAAGCAACACTGCCTGCTTTTGGCGATGGTAAGGCTACTGCTAAAGCAAAACCTCAATTCAGACTGGATATCCCGGTCAAAGTATCCGTGGCTGAAAAAAAGCCGGAGGCACACACCAAAAAGAATCCATTCATGGCACCGGTGTATGAAAAAATATCGCTTCATGGAAAAGGTTCTAAAAGACAAACGCTGCATATAGAGTTAAGCACCGAAAATGCTCCGGGGCTGGACTATGAACCGGGCGATGCTGCTGGAGTATATCCGCTTAATTCGGCCGAATTGGTTGGCGATGTTCTGGCAGTTACGGGACTTAATGCCGGTGATTTTGTGATATTCAACGGAGTGGAGAAGAAACTGGAAACGGCACTTCATAGGAATGTTGAACTATCTAAAATAACGACCGATGTAGTGGGTCGTTATTTGGAAACATACCCCAATAAGAAATTAAAAAAGCTTTCCGAAGATACTGATAAATTTAAAGAATATCTCGATGGTCGGGATATCGTTGATCTTTTGCAGGATTATCCGAGTGAAATTACGGCTGAGAATCTGATAAAGATACTACGTCCGCTACAACCGCGGTATTATTCAATAGCTTCCAGTCCTAAGGCATATCCTGGAGAATTACATTTGACCGTTGGGGTGGTAAATTATGAAAATGCAGGTCGCGAAAAGTATGGAACTTGTTCCACTTACCTTTCGGAGGTGGAGGTAGAAGATGAAAAAGTACCCATTTTTATTGAACGTAATCCGGGTTTCAGACTTCCTGAAAACGATGAAACCCCTATCATTATGGTAGGTGCAGGTACGGGAATAGCTCCATACAGAGCTTTTGTTCAGCATCGGGAGTTGGCAGAGAAACCGGGTAAAAGCTGGCTTTTCTTCGGCAACCGGAATTTCGAAACTGAATTCTTGTACCAAACAGAATGGCAAGGTTTCTTAAAATCAGGCGCTTTGACCAAAATGGATGTTGCCTTTTCGCGCGATGGAGATAAGAAAGTATACGTGCAGGACAGGCTTCTGGAGAATGCCAAAGAAGTTTACCAATGGCTTGAAGAAGGCTCAAATTTCTACATCTGTGGCGATATGAAAAATATGGCGCGACACGTACAGGATACTTTGGTGAAAATTGTGGAAAAAGAGGGTGTTATGACCAAAGAAAATGCGCAGGAATATGTTGCCAACCTGGAAAAAGAAAGACGATTGCAACTGGATGTGTATTAGAACCCCTAGCCCCTGAAGGGGAACTAAATTAGTACTGATTAGTAAAGTTTTATAAAATGAGTAAAGATAAAAATATACAAAAAGAGAGTAACTCAGTTCCCCCTCAAGGAACAGGGCTATCTTCTTTTGAAACTCTCAAGGAGAACAGCAATTACCTGCGCGGAACTATTCAGGAAAGCCTGAAAGATCCGTTGACAGGATCAATAAAGGCGGATGACCAGTTGCTGATTAAATTCCATGGAACGTATCAGCAGCAAGACAGGGATTTGGATGACGAGCGTAAGCGCCAGAAACTGGAGCCGCTTTACAGTTTTCTTATCCGTGTGCGTGTTCCGGGTGGAGTTACTACTGCTCAGCAGTGGTTGGCGCTGGATGGTCTTGCCGACAAATATGCAGACAAAGCCTTGAAATTGACTACCCGTCAGGCATTTCAGTTTCATGGTGTGCTAAAACGCAATTTGAAAACTACGATAAAGGAGATTAATCAGTCTTTGCTCGATACGATTGCAGCTTGCGGCGATGTAAACCGCAATGTAATGAGTTCTGCCAATCCGTTTGAGTCGGCGGTGCATGGCGAAGTGGCAGAGGATGCAAAGCGTATTTCAGCGCATCTCACCCCTCAAACCAGTGCTTATCACGAAATTTGGTTGGATGGTGAGTTGGTGGGCGGAGGCGAGAAAGATTTCGAACCGCTGTATGGCAAAACCTATCTTCCCCGTAAGTTCAAAACAGCTATTGCTATTCCACCACGGAATGACACCGATGTTTTGTCGAACGATTTGGGATTTATAGCCATTGTTGAAAAAGGAAAACTCGTGGGATACAATCTCACGGTAGGAGGCGGAATGGCTTTCACTTTTGGGAATAACGCCACTTATCCGCGTGTAGCCGATGTGGTCGGATTTTTCCCAAAGGAAAAGATAGTGGACGTAGCCGAAGCTGTTCTTATTTTTCAGCGTGACCACGGAAATCGGTCAGAACGGAAAAATGCCCGCTTGAAATATACCATCGACCGACTTGGGCTTGATTTTTTCCGTGCCGAAATTGAACGTATTAAAGGAATAAAGTTTGAACCAGTTAAACCCTATAAGTTCGAAACTTTGGGTGATAAATACGGCTGGACAAAAAGTGAGGACGGACTGTGGCATTACGGCGTGTTTGTTGAAGGTGGTAAACTGGTCGATAAGAATGGCTATCACCCCAAAACAGCTATACGCGAAATAGCGAAAATTCACGAAGGAACTTTTATTCTTACCGGTAATCAGAATGTAGTTATTGCTCAGGTTTCGGAAACTAAGAAACCTAAAATTGAAGCTATTCTGAAAAAATACAAGGTTATCAACGCAGATAAGTTATCTTCGCTTCGTCAAAATTCCATAGCCTGTGCAGCTTTGCCGTTGTGCGGACTGGCCTTTGCGGAAGCAGAGCGCTATTTGCCAACGCTGGTTGATAAGATAGATAAAATTCTGGAAGCGAACGGACTTTTGAAAACACCCATCAGTATTCGTATGACGGGTTGTTCAAACGGTTGCGGTCGTCCATTTCTGGCCGAAATAGGTTTGGTGGGAAAAGCTCCGGGAAGATATAATTTGTACCTTGGAGCTAGCTTTACGGGCGAAAGACTCAACAAGCTTTACAAGGAAATGTTGTCCGAAGAACAAATAGTGGAAGCTTTGACACCGATTTTGGCAGATTACGCCCAAAGCAAGGAAGCCGCTGAACATTTTGGCGATTTTGTAATCCGAAAGGGTTACGTAAAAGCCACCACGCATGGCACTAATTTTCATGATTAGAAATGACCCCTAGCCCCTGAAGGGGAACTAAATTACAACAGGATATGAATAAAAATATACAGGACGAAAGTAACTCTATTCCCTTTCAGGGGTTAGGGGTCAACTCCCCTTTAGGGGCTGGGGGTCGACGCGAAGACCTAAAATTTCTACCCATTTCCATCAATGTAACCAATAAGAAAATACTGCTTATTGGGGGTGGAAAAGTGGCAACGCACAAAGGAACTATAATGGCTCGCTTTGTGACCAATGTGACGGTCATTGCTCCCGAGTTTACCGATGAAATTCTGAAATTGCCTTATACTTTTATTCAAAAGGAGTATAAAAAAAGCGATTTGGAGGGTTTCTTTCTGGTGTACGTTTGTACCGGCGATCATGATCTGAATGCCCGTATAAAAGCCGATTCGGAAGAGCTTGGAATCCTGACGAGCGTTTGTGACGCTCCTTTGTTATGCGATTTTGTGTCGCCGGCTATTCATAAAGCCGGTCATGTCACCATATCGGTAGGATCCAATGCTCGGGATGTTTACAAATCCGTGGATATACGGAATCAGATTAAAGAACTGATTGATAATGGTACTATCCGTATCTAAATCATCGATTTCAGCATATAGCACATCACCATTTTAGTGTAGTTTCGGGTTTGGACTCTTCGCTGATTGGTGAATGTGCTATTTTTATATCAAAACCTTTCTTCTTGTCGTTGATTACCTACCTCAAATAAACTGTTTTATCCATAAAAGCAATTGCGGCATCTATGTAATAGATTTAGTATTCTTATGAGCTATTGCAATAAGAGAAATTAT contains:
- the cysI gene encoding assimilatory sulfite reductase (NADPH) hemoprotein subunit, with the translated sequence MSKDKNIQKESNSVPPQGTGLSSFETLKENSNYLRGTIQESLKDPLTGSIKADDQLLIKFHGTYQQQDRDLDDERKRQKLEPLYSFLIRVRVPGGVTTAQQWLALDGLADKYADKALKLTTRQAFQFHGVLKRNLKTTIKEINQSLLDTIAACGDVNRNVMSSANPFESAVHGEVAEDAKRISAHLTPQTSAYHEIWLDGELVGGGEKDFEPLYGKTYLPRKFKTAIAIPPRNDTDVLSNDLGFIAIVEKGKLVGYNLTVGGGMAFTFGNNATYPRVADVVGFFPKEKIVDVAEAVLIFQRDHGNRSERKNARLKYTIDRLGLDFFRAEIERIKGIKFEPVKPYKFETLGDKYGWTKSEDGLWHYGVFVEGGKLVDKNGYHPKTAIREIAKIHEGTFILTGNQNVVIAQVSETKKPKIEAILKKYKVINADKLSSLRQNSIACAALPLCGLAFAEAERYLPTLVDKIDKILEANGLLKTPISIRMTGCSNGCGRPFLAEIGLVGKAPGRYNLYLGASFTGERLNKLYKEMLSEEQIVEALTPILADYAQSKEAAEHFGDFVIRKGYVKATTHGTNFHD
- a CDS encoding precorrin-2 dehydrogenase/sirohydrochlorin ferrochelatase family protein; amino-acid sequence: MNKNIQDESNSIPFQGLGVNSPLGAGGRREDLKFLPISINVTNKKILLIGGGKVATHKGTIMARFVTNVTVIAPEFTDEILKLPYTFIQKEYKKSDLEGFFLVYVCTGDHDLNARIKADSEELGILTSVCDAPLLCDFVSPAIHKAGHVTISVGSNARDVYKSVDIRNQIKELIDNGTIRI
- a CDS encoding assimilatory sulfite reductase (NADPH) flavoprotein subunit translates to MMNINTSPLSDDQIELFTRLTNSLSKEQLAWVSGYLAGFSASGVSSESPEIQEPVAETNIQNTLTILYGSRTGNGEGLAKKALKMATEQGLNATIKSMADYKVRDLQSEKNLLVIVSTHGEGVPPFAARELHEFIYSKRAPKLENTTFAVLALGDSSYFQFCKTGKDFDEQLEKLGAKRLVPRIACDVDFEEAAENWLKATLPAFGDGKATAKAKPQFRLDIPVKVSVAEKKPEAHTKKNPFMAPVYEKISLHGKGSKRQTLHIELSTENAPGLDYEPGDAAGVYPLNSAELVGDVLAVTGLNAGDFVIFNGVEKKLETALHRNVELSKITTDVVGRYLETYPNKKLKKLSEDTDKFKEYLDGRDIVDLLQDYPSEITAENLIKILRPLQPRYYSIASSPKAYPGELHLTVGVVNYENAGREKYGTCSTYLSEVEVEDEKVPIFIERNPGFRLPENDETPIIMVGAGTGIAPYRAFVQHRELAEKPGKSWLFFGNRNFETEFLYQTEWQGFLKSGALTKMDVAFSRDGDKKVYVQDRLLENAKEVYQWLEEGSNFYICGDMKNMARHVQDTLVKIVEKEGVMTKENAQEYVANLEKERRLQLDVY